The Solibacillus sp. FSL R7-0668 genome includes the window ACAGGCGGGAAAAATCATTAACAAAACTACCGCATTAACCGAAGTAACTTCAATTACAGATTTAGTTGATTGAATGATTGGTATTGGTCCCGCTTCAAAAATAGGTTGTATGTTTTCCAGCTTCATTTCAGGTAAAATAAAAAGCACTAACAGGAGAAAAAATATAAAGAAAAAAAAGATCAATATTTCCGCAGAACGAGCAATTGTCTCGATGCCAAGACGGACACCCATTACGATTGCTAGAGCGAGAAGAAGGTTAAGTGCAATCATTGGGGTATTGGGCATCAAATGTATATTTAGGAATGTCCCTGAATAATACAGAAGACTTGCAGCATAAATAAAAGCCATCGATACAAACAAAAGGGAAACCGCTTTTCCTATCCATTTTCCTAAAATTTTTTCGCATATTTCAACAAAAGTAAGATTGGGGAACCATTGTATGATTAAGCAAAATAACCATATTACGATTACTCCGATTATAATACCTAAAATCGCAGCAATCCAAGCGTCTTGTTTCACTCCCTCCGCTAATACTGATGGGACAATTAAAATACTCGTTCCCATAGAAAAAAACATTACTAAAACTAGAAATTGATACGAGTTTATTTTTACATTTTGCAGCATTTCATATCTAGGCATCCCTTCCTTAAAGTTCACCTTTATTCTTTCACCTTTTCTAAGAAAGTATTATTGATTGTACCTGTCCGATGAATTTCCAAGTCTACTTTCAGATTCACCGTTAAGTTAGAAAATTCCTCATCCCAATTTTCTTTCAACTGTTTCCATGCTTTCGGGTTTGATCGGTGGATGACTTCACCAAATCCAAAGATGTCAGCTTGATATTGTTTTTGAATCGATTCTATTGCCTCTTCCCCTATTTTTTCTCCTTGTTCTTCAAAACTTTTTTCAAGCTCAGCAATTGTTTTCAAATCTTTTAGCTGGATTTTGCATGATACCGACCCTACATTGCCATCCAATTTAACATGGATATCAATTTTAGGTTTTCCGTTGCTTACATTCCCTTTAATCTTAGCTTTGGACTTCATTATTTCTATTGTCACTTTTCCATCATCAGCTGCAGGGCAAGGTACCGTTCTTACCGTTGTTTTTACGGTATTTGAAATGTAATTATACGTAACCGCTTCTCCTTCATTTAGCCAACCTATCAATTTATCCCCTTTAAACACGGCCAAATTATCATAGCGTAATATTGCAGCAGGTTTAATCGTTTCTACATTTTGCTTACTTGCTCCTATGTTAGGTTCACCTATCAATTCAATCCCCGTAATTGCAGCTTCCTTCCCATCGCTTATAAAATCTGCTATAACCTCATCTAAATTAATACTCTTTGTACCTGCCCAAGCTTGCTCTGACACACTCAGACTTTTAAACATATCATTAGCTGGAATACTTTCGACTGTTGTTGTTATATTTAGTATTTCAGCTGCGGAAGTTTCTTTCGCAATGGCGACATAGAAATCTGGTCGAATTTCATAATCCCTAGAAAATACGTCCAAAGCTTCACTTATTCCCTCTTGTGCAATTTCTTCACCAAATATAAGCATTCGTAAATGACTAGGGTAAATTTTTCTTGGCGATTCCTTAGTCATTTTTCGAAATGCTTCATAAACCGTTTCACCTTTCACAGTATAAAGGGTCACTTGCGAACCTCCTGTGCCTCCCTTTACCGACATTTCTGAAGGTACGACTACTTGAGCAGATACTTGGTATTCATCATCTGCTTTATCGATACCCACTGCAACTGCTATGGCGAGTTGATCTAATTCTCGCCGATCCCAACACCCCGAAAGAAATAAGCTGAAAAACAGGAGACCAAACACATACCTTTTCATTT containing:
- a CDS encoding Ger(x)C family spore germination protein; protein product: MKRYVFGLLFFSLFLSGCWDRRELDQLAIAVAVGIDKADDEYQVSAQVVVPSEMSVKGGTGGSQVTLYTVKGETVYEAFRKMTKESPRKIYPSHLRMLIFGEEIAQEGISEALDVFSRDYEIRPDFYVAIAKETSAAEILNITTTVESIPANDMFKSLSVSEQAWAGTKSINLDEVIADFISDGKEAAITGIELIGEPNIGASKQNVETIKPAAILRYDNLAVFKGDKLIGWLNEGEAVTYNYISNTVKTTVRTVPCPAADDGKVTIEIMKSKAKIKGNVSNGKPKIDIHVKLDGNVGSVSCKIQLKDLKTIAELEKSFEEQGEKIGEEAIESIQKQYQADIFGFGEVIHRSNPKAWKQLKENWDEEFSNLTVNLKVDLEIHRTGTINNTFLEKVKE
- a CDS encoding GerAB/ArcD/ProY family transporter → MNFKEGMPRYEMLQNVKINSYQFLVLVMFFSMGTSILIVPSVLAEGVKQDAWIAAILGIIIGVIVIWLFCLIIQWFPNLTFVEICEKILGKWIGKAVSLLFVSMAFIYAASLLYYSGTFLNIHLMPNTPMIALNLLLALAIVMGVRLGIETIARSAEILIFFFFIFFLLLVLFILPEMKLENIQPIFEAGPIPIIQSTKSVIEVTSVNAVVLLMIFPACINNLKQAKKSFYIGYLIGGLVIIILTFLCIAVLGFYSTAAEYHPSYELAKRINIGNFIQRIEASMAGLWIIALYIKATLYFYVSVLGLAQIFNRKDYKPLTIPLGVIVVVLSVVMYPSVVYQEHWNATIGIYYSYSIGLLLPLLLLIVNAIRKTHLKKEKSTS